In Miscanthus floridulus cultivar M001 chromosome 19, ASM1932011v1, whole genome shotgun sequence, the DNA window TCACGTTCCCGGCCGGCTCGCCTTTACCGTTCCTTCACCGATGGATGATCGGTGGAGCGCGGGTTGGGGTTGGGTTGGTACGCTGCGCTGGGGCCCGGCCGGCGGGGCCAGCGCGTCGGCTGTAGCGTAGCTGCCGTAGTGGTTGCCGTGGCTGTGCCGCGCATCCCCACCCCCGCACCcacgagcgaggcgaggcgaggagaGCGATCGGCCGTCAACCACCCACCAACTCGTTTCGGGTTGCTCGCCGCGGGGTCGCCATTGACGGACGCGAGCGAACCCAACCCCGGCACCCCGTGCCTTGCTTTAATACCCTCTCGATCGTTTACTGCAGCTCGCCTCTCCTCGCTCGCTTCCAGATCCAGCGGCCGGAGCGAGGCGGCAGGGGTGCCGGTGTAGCCATGACCATGAAGCAGCCGAGGGGCCGGCAGGAGCCGCGCCGGATGGGCAACGCCGCCATGGTCGTCACCATGCTCGTCTCCCTCTGCGTCCTCACCTACATCAAGGCGCGATACTACTCCAACCCCTTCCGTACGTCgccgcctctcctcctcctcctgctgctccaATTCCTCCTCCTCTAGcctcttcctcatcctccaaATTCCAACCTGAGTACCTGACCGACACCACCCACTCACTGATTCCATCCACTGCAGCCAAGCCGGCGGAGGAGctggaagtggtggaggtggacGAGGACTACGACAGCACGCGGTACAAGCTCTCAGGCCCCATCGGCGAGGAGGACTTCGACCCATCCCGCCCGACCTGCTACAACACCAGCAAGCGCTCCGAGCGGTGCGCCGCGGTGGGCGACATCCGCGTGGACGGCAACCACTCCAAGATCTACATCAATCCTCTGTCCCGCGAGTGGAAAACCAAGCCGTACGCGCGTCTGCACGACCCGGTGGCCATGGACGACGTCCGCGAGTTCACGCTCGTCCCcttcggtggtggcggcggctccCCCAACCACACCACCGTCGTCCCGCCGCTCTGCACGCGGAACCACTCCGTCCCCGGGTTCCTCTTCTCCAGCGGAGGGTTCGCGGGCAACCTCTACCACGACTACGCCGACGTGCTGGTGCCGCTGTTCGCGTCCACGCACCACTTCGGCGGGGAGGTCCAGTTCCTGCTCGCCGACATCAAGGACTGGTGGGCCGACAAGTTCAAGCCGCTCTTCCGCCAGCTCTCCCGATACGACGTCATCGACGTGAACAACGACCAGGAGGTGCACTGCTTCCCGCGGATCGTCATCGGCTCCACCTTCCACCGCGCCATGGGCATCGACGCCTCGCGGACGCCGGGGGGTGAGACGGTGGTCGACTTCAAGCGCCTGCTCCGCCGCGCGTTCCGGCTGGAGCGCGCCGTGGCGTCGCGGTCGGGGGCGCCGCGGCGCAAGGACCGGCCCCGGCTCCTAATCATCTCGCGCAAGAGCTCGCGCCGGTTCGTCAACGAGCGCGCCATGgcgcgcgccgcggcggcggcgaggttcGACGTGCGGATCGCCGAGCCGGACAACCACACGGACATGCCAAACTTCGCGCGGCTGGTGAACTCGGCGGACGTCATGATGGGCGTGCACGGCGCCGGGCTCACCAACATGGTGTTCCTGCCCAGCCGCGCAGTGCTGGTGCAGGTGGTGCCGTTCGGCGGGCTGGAGTGGCTCACGCGGGTCACCTTCAAGGACCCCGCCAGGGACATGGACGTCACCTACATGGAGTACAACGTGTCGCTGGAGGAGAGCTCGCTCAGGGACCTCTACCCGGAGGACCACTTCTACCTCAAGCACCCCTACGACGTGCACAAGAAAGGATGGGACGCCATCAAGAGGGTGTACCTGGACAAGCAGAACGTCAGGCTCAACCTCACCAGATTCACCAGGACGCTGGAGCAGGCGCGAGATCTCTTGCCGTCGCCATGACTGATCGTCTCATCCCTATTCCCTGCTGCAGGTTTCACTTCAGATTGGGCTGGCTTCTTGCTTCTTGcttcttgcattgcattgcattggagCTAGCTGCTCTGCTGCTGCAGCCTGAAGCTTCAGCTTCAGTCAGCTGGTTGGTAGATAGGCAGGCTCACTTCACAGCTCACACCATGTCTTTTTTGGATTTTTGTTCTATACTCCCACTTGTTTTctcttctccttttctctctccctctctccactcTTGTGGCAAAGATTCATTTCtttcattgtttttttttctgggTAAAGGAGGAGAGGAACAAAAACAAGGTCTGGTCGTGTCCAAGGTTATTTTACACAAACACACACTGTAAATGATTGATTGTTGTCGGTAAAGACCAACACGAGCAAAAGGTAAATTATTTGTCCATATAGCCCATCATCTGCCCATGTAGGGTGCGGTCCGATGTGATCATGACTGCCATTGGCAGGCAAATCTTTCCTTGAAGTCCTCGCCAGCACAGTCGTTAGCTTAACGCACCACCAACCCCCTGTCTTCCTCTGTTTCTCCGAGAAGCCAGTTTGCAACGAGTAAAACCTGCTTGTCTATATTTGCTAAACATGGCCGACCCTAGCTAGCCTACCGTTTACGGACCAAGGAAGAGGTCTTAAACAAGCCGCCATGGACGACCCAACAAGGTGCAGGTGATGCAGTGGTTGCTCAACTGTTTCCCACACGGAAAAGAAGGGTACGACAGTTGACGGGACCGTAAACCAACCGAAAGGGGAGTCATTTCCTTTCTCTCTGAGCCAACCAGAGATTATTATCTACTACTGCTACACAAACGTGACCATCAGATGAGATAGCATGCCATCGATCAGCTCCGGAAAAGGCCCACGCAACCGACCATGGCAGCATCCTGAAGCATCATCCCTGGCGATGGAACTCCTGAAGCATCGCAGGAATGTTTACGCACTTCATCGCTCCATCCTTTTGGCATTTCCAAGCATATTGCAAAAAGATATACTCTATGTCTAATCTAAGATATATTATAAAAACTGTGcatttagaaaagtcaaaatgagtCATAATTTGGAATTGATGGAGTAGTAAATATATTTCAGACGAGAATGATTAACCCAGACAGTCAGCAGGGGGAGTATTTTGAGATCTGGAAACAGCTCAGCGTCCACGACACCCTCCACTTCCAGAGCTACCAAACTTCTGCTACTTCCTCGCCTTTCACGGTGCCATCATTGAGCTGCGGAAGCCACAAAGAAACGTACTCCAGGAGCATCACATGTAAGCCAAGTACCCTGCTTTTAGGATGATAGTTCAGTCCTACCAGATCCAGGGCGTCAAGCTTGGAGCTGCTGCCTAGTGCCCCGAACCGAAGGGCTCATATAGACCTACAACTACAAGATCAACTATTCCAGTCACCTGTACATTCAAGAATAAAAAAACGGGCTAATATTAGCAAGTAATTGAGTTTCAGCTATAATGTATGATCTAACTTTTTATGCATAAAGGCTGGAGCTTCATTATTTCACTACAAATTGAATCTGAAATTCTCAGTCACGGATTAGGATGAATAAATGACAGCCGTGGAGAACATCAGCAAAAGCATCGTCGTCTGTTTGGCCAAAAACACAATGGTCCTTGGAACGAAATGCAGCTGTTCAACAGAAAATGAATGCAGTCGTTGAAAATACAAATTCACTCTTTCTTGGTCAGAGATCATTGTCTCTGCTTTTGTCAGGTTCACCCTTTGACAAAATTTTGAGATagacctaagtattagcttttgGAGGCCATCAATTAGGGTAGGTAATTTGTGCACGTTGTTTTTGGTCCTTTATGCTAGTCCATGGTCGGTAATGATGCTATCCATTGGAAGCTCAGACTTGGATATGCTGGAGACTTCTGTGCAGCAGGGGGGAGGAAAGTGTGAGATAAATATATATTTAAGGTTACATTGTTCATACTAGTACTTCATACCAGTACTGTGGCCCTATCATTATCACTCAACACAGTGAAGTTTCAAGAATTCCCTTCAAAATTCTTTGGTCAGGTAACACATCCTTTTCTTATTCTTGTTTTGGTTCGGTAAAATGCGTGCGAATACACTGTGTGGGCGATTTCAGTGCGTTGTTGAAAATATGAAAATGCCAACTTTTACTAAAATAAACAATAGTCCACAATATAACTCCCAAAGAATGTGGAAAAATTATAGTGAAATGGTGCACCTTCTCCTTTTTTTGCCTGAATATTTCTCCTTTTCattctttgttgttgttgttgttgttgttgttcattCTATATGTATAACCGAGAGATCCGTATCAACAActaaagcatgatggagtgttacATCAGATGCTTGAATGCTTTCTTTAAGATCGAAGCTATACACTAGCAGAGTAACCTCCTCAAGGAAAGGACAATGGGTTAGGTAAAACAATGCATCATAATAGTAAATTAATGATGTGTACTATCTGGCTTTAAATAATCGTGGACCATAACTAGACGATCTGTGGAAAGAGGGGGGAAACATAAATAAAAGCCTTGCAGCAGTGATATTTTACTTCAATTTCTGTTTTCCCGGATTTTCTTCCATCCACTCCCACCAAAGCCAAAATTGGCAAACTTTGTTTGGAAAGTTCCTCTGCAGTGCACACCTTTTATGAACTGCGTATTGTGAACTTATGCTAAATAGATGAGTTAGTCACGCTGCTTGGCTAGCAATGTAATATTTCATGTTGAAGTGTTTTCACCGTATTGACTATACAGAAAAAATTCTCAAATGCTGAAAAGTATCAATTATATAAAAGAAAACAACTACCTTTAAGGGAGGTATAATCACAACTGATGACATTCAGATCAATGTAATGCTGCCATCTGAACACTGAACTCTAGCTCGGGCCTTTTCAGCCTAGAACAGTAAAAGATGCGAAAGAGTGGTTAGTTATAGCAATTAGAGAACATAGTGATATACAGCATTCACATCAACACGGCACAGGAAAGCATGATTGGTAAGTGACGCCTTATAGCCTTATAGGGTATTATATACCCACTTTGATTAGAGGTGGCCGCCCACGTGTAGTAGTGGTAGTTAGTCGCATGTCCCAGGAATTTAAAGTGAATCATACTAGTATATCTCTCTTCGACAAATATAGTTAACTCCAGGTtaaactagtgatgatgaaaattGAAGCAAGGTGCTATGCATGAGTAGGCCTGTGCCTATCGTTAGTGGAATGAGGGCAATGCTTCAAGCAAATTTTAGAACTGAGGTGCCACATGCATATTGCAATATAGATTCAATTTGTTCTAAATAGGCCTCCTTATCATGCCAAGGTGATATACAGATGACTAATGGTTGTCATGGATTAGTTTTTGAAAGTAGCTTAGAGAAA includes these proteins:
- the LOC136527335 gene encoding alpha-1,3-arabinosyltransferase XAT2-like, which translates into the protein MTMKQPRGRQEPRRMGNAAMVVTMLVSLCVLTYIKARYYSNPFPKPAEELEVVEVDEDYDSTRYKLSGPIGEEDFDPSRPTCYNTSKRSERCAAVGDIRVDGNHSKIYINPLSREWKTKPYARLHDPVAMDDVREFTLVPFGGGGGSPNHTTVVPPLCTRNHSVPGFLFSSGGFAGNLYHDYADVLVPLFASTHHFGGEVQFLLADIKDWWADKFKPLFRQLSRYDVIDVNNDQEVHCFPRIVIGSTFHRAMGIDASRTPGGETVVDFKRLLRRAFRLERAVASRSGAPRRKDRPRLLIISRKSSRRFVNERAMARAAAAARFDVRIAEPDNHTDMPNFARLVNSADVMMGVHGAGLTNMVFLPSRAVLVQVVPFGGLEWLTRVTFKDPARDMDVTYMEYNVSLEESSLRDLYPEDHFYLKHPYDVHKKGWDAIKRVYLDKQNVRLNLTRFTRTLEQARDLLPSP